tttgaattacataccgctttcaTGTCGTTTGGAAAAGtttatgaaaaatgtgacattttgtaatgtaaCATGAAATGCTGAACTAATATCATGGcttttcattacatgatgttaaagatcgaaattatgtccatatagttgttgtttattttttaattttttttgttttaattatgtctcaatccaaaaattctaggtgatgctaaacgttATGCCCgcagctgtacagtatatttctatACACAATTTGAGCTCATGCAGGACATCCTTTAAACTGATTTATTGAACATATTTAAAAGCCTTTCAGCTGTCTCATCTATTATTGGTCTCTTTATATTAAGCTTTTAAATTTTCATAGAGGGGCTGCATTTCTATTTTCTATGCACAGCTGGGTCAAGATGAAAAAGCAACCAGCCATTTGTAACTCCACCGGGGGAAACTTTAGCGAAGCTGGGCTTGAAATTACCCTGAATGAATTGCTCTTCTGAAATGAATAGGAATAAATATTTCATTGGATTTATTTAAAGCGAGCCTGGTGCATTTTTAATGTAAAGCACGTCTACCTGGGTGACTTCACAGCAAGCGCAATGAGACTTTGAGACATGCCTTCGGttttgcatctgtttttattttactctccAGCAGATTAATTGGAATTTGAAGAGATTTGTGGCTGTTGTAGCAAAGATAGAAACTCCACAAATGTGTGAGGCTCACATCTGTGCTTTTTATTACAACTGAAATAATATTACAATCACATGCAAGGCTGTGAAATAAAATCCACCTGCAGTCTTTAAGGTTCTGGACATCAGAGTGTGAGAGTTTCTGAGCTAACAAGTTAAAAACAAGTCTTCAAGCTAAATATCATTCCACAGACAGAGAGCAGGATTCATCAATGCCTGTTCTTATTACGATTACAAGTGCAAGTGTCACTTCACATACCTGTGTTGATTTAGTAAGGATTTGTATAAATGAACAAGCTCTATGTGTTGCGTTCGTGGATTTCCTCAAAGTTAACCGTGTGCTTGACGAGAGTTTAAAGATCTCTTCCCAGGCCATGGTTCTGCTGTGGAACCGTAACCAGGCTTCTGGTGCCAGTACCAGACCAAACTGAGCTGGATTCTGCTGGATTCTGCTACTGTAATCACAAGTGAAGTCATATCAGAAAATCATCTGCATGCAGATAAAGTGTCAGACTGTACAGGGGTCAGCCTGCATGTTATCGTATCTTGGTTTGCCACTGGCCACCAGCCACTGACCACCAAGCCACATGGGTATCCCCTATAACCACCAACAACAAAGAGACCTAGTGGCAACTATAGCTAATGATTAATGTTTTAGAGAACcattttacacaaaataacaatgcatgtatttattttatgtgattTTATCATTTTTCTTACCCTTGTGCATGCAGGGTAGGATGCTTGGCAATGGCACATTGAAGCAGCAAATTGATTAATAGATGCTGATGTTTGTCATCTTCTCCTGTGTATAGGTTACATTGAGTAGATATGCATACTACTGTAAGCTTTATGGGGGAGGAGCATAACCATATGTGTCACCTCAATGCAGAATTTGAATCTTGTTGGTTCACAGTCAACCTCACAGCCCTCTGGACTCTTGACACGCCAATTTAAAAAGAACTTAGTTCCATCTCTtctgtcagatttaataaaaacGTGTTCTCCTCGAGCACACATGCATTACACAGCACAGGCTTCCAGCGACAAGTGGCTGCAGTGCCACCTGCTGCTGCATAGAAGGTAGTACAGTCAGCCGGGGTTTAGTTGTTAAAATGCCGGGGCTCTTGTGAAAATATGCAATAGGTTTGTACTGGCGTggaaatatataaaagctgcatcaaaCCAAATGAAAAGACCTTCCTTCTTGACCTTTTCAGGATCCTTCACTTTCTGAAGCCTGATTAACATGCTGACCGCCCGTTGAACCTCAGTGCAgttaaaaataccaaaacaccTCTACAATATTTCCATTCCACATATTCAAAATATACACCATAGAGCCATAGACAGTATCTTAATCCAATTGTTAATGCCTGATTAATCATGCCATTACAATGCTGCCTCATCATCAGATAGTGCCTAGACAGTATCATGCCCTGATAATTGTATTACAATTAGACAGATTACGGTATATGCCATGCATGAAATGcgtaacaaaaaaaggaaaaatatacagATTACGGTACATACTgcgtaataatatatattaataattattattataatattattattataaaaaaccGTGTGGCACACCTGGCGAATTTCTTAATTGCTGGGAACCCGTCGGTTTGCAAGAAATGTTCTTTAGGGAGTCTCTCCCGAGTAAGGAATAGGCTCTCCACGAATGAGGAGAAAATCTCTTTTcccattattaaaatacaaattaattttaatgtttacAGATCTTATCGGTTTGAAAAGTTGTCTAGAAACcaataaactaaaaaacaaaatatatatatatatatatatatatagatatatatatatatatatatatatatatctatatatatatatagacttatCCGGCGAACATTAAAAGCGCTAAATTGATATTCTGTTAAGCTGTTTCAATTATCATGATTTACCTTGCCTACTATTCcagcacacttttaaaatattcttatgTTTTTTTAACTTTGCAGCGGTGTAATACAGCCACAGACCGGCTCTAAAGCACATTGCGCTGGCTCATGAAGCGCCGGAATGACGTCATTTTCGAACCCGAGTTCTCCGCAGCAGGGGCGTCTCAGGGTTTCCATGGCAGCAGCGGTTTGCGGCAGCGTGTTGACAGCGACTGAGAGTTTGCGACGGCGGAGCTGCCCGGCATGGCGGATTGCGGCAGTGTGAAGATGGCTGAGGCAGAAAGGAGTGCCGAAACATTGAAGGAGAAGGCGAATGATTACTTTAAAGGTACACTTGAAAAAGAaatctgtatatctatatatagtaaataACTCGGATCAGAGGAAGACCTTGATTGATTGTACATTGTAAACGAAGGGGCAGCGGGGATAGGTATTCGCTGATTAATAATCGTCAATAAGAATAACTGTTAAAAAGTTTAACTGACAGGTAGTAGCAAATGAGAGATTTcgagatgcatttatttatttatttattttggtaatcCGCCCTTATGAGGTCATCATGCGTGAATGGGTTAAACCCTGGCTTCTCAAACTccgtcctggggacccccctgtggACCCccctgtgcctgctggttttcattccaaccgagtatctcaattacttaactatatccttaattgaagtaataatttgcctaattagAACCATGTACCAGGATGGCAAAAAGACTCCCGTGTGTAGAAGTttggtccattcctggttttactatgaaaaaatgGTTTCCGTACCAATACACTGAGACTAATCAAGATCCTgtcaaaacctggactgggtgaaactgcttagcagtaggagtcttattaccattcCTGATATACTGCTCACAGAGCTACACATTCAATTTAGAAGTTGACTGTCCTAAAGCTGCCTTTGGTAAGTGCACggaaaaatcaaaataaattgaTGTTGTGTTTAAACGTGGCCCATGCTTTTGACCACAAACATCGCGAATCTTTTGCAGTGTGGTTAACCCTTTATCTGCCTTATCTTTTACTGTGTGTTTGCCACTCTGCAATGGGACATTTTGTTTTGGTAACCTACGCTTGTTTTATGTgacagacttgttttttttttccctccccttTGCTGTTGCAGAGAAGGATTACGAGAATGCGATCAAGTATTACTCTGAAGCTCTGGAGCTGAACCCTGACAATGCCATCTACTATGGGAACCGCAGCCTGGCTTACCTCCGCACAGAGTGCTACGGCTATGCCCTGGCAGACGCCACTCTCGCTCTGGAGCTCGACAAGAACTACATCAAGGGGTACTACCGGCGCGCCACCTCCAACATGGCGATGGGCAAGTTCAGGGCAGCGCTTAAGGATTACGAAACGGTGAGCTATTGTCAAGGGGGTGATGGAGAGTGTGGCAAGCCTCTGGGCTGGCTGTACCATATGCAGTAAAAGCTACTTTGagcttttaaatgtgttattttcttttcttttgtaagtGGTACTGAATATTTGCTGGTTATGGTTTGCATTCAAATTGTGTGGCTCCTTATAAGTTTTCTCCTGTCCTGTAATACCCTTGCTAATGCAGCAGTCTGAATAGTGATGTAAAACCAGAGGAACCAATCGTCAGTAAGGATATCGTATGCACTACTTATCCACAGAAAAGGAGGATAAAACCTATGTCAAGCTgttttaaagttaattattttttaaattttattttgaacATGACCTTGGTGTGTTTCTTTAAGTAGCTTTTTTTAGAAATAAGGTCAATGGATTTTATACTGGATTTAATAACTGTAtaataaaaagatacaatgtGACGATAGCCGAAGTATATTTTTTGAAGGTTATCGCACCATCGAAATGTAATACCGTGATATCCCTAGTCGCCAGTAGTTCATTTTGGGTGGGAGCTTATTCTCATACCTGACCTGAATAGCTTATTTATAGAAGCAAAATATACTGGGCCAGTGTCACAAACAATTTACCACTGTGCCAAGTTAACATTATTCTTATAATGTGAAAGGCAAAGGACAAGTGTTGCAGAACTAGTAAGAAACAAGATGATCGtctcaaacaaatatttttgttttctgtttttcaaagaattggggattttttttgtttgttttacttttcacaaaataaacacgCTCTTCCAATTAAGCATGTGTATTTGTggatatagatatatttttttccagtggTTTATCAACCATCACggttattttccattttgtaaaCTCCAGGTGCTttccagaggtttttttttttttttttggttggtttgtaTTGCAATCCCAGGGGGCTATCAACCCTGTTCCTCCGCTTCATTTCGTGTGCCACACACCAGGTAGTAAAGGTGCGACCCAATGACAAGGATGCCAAGCTGAAGTACCAGGAGTGCAGTAAGATCGTCAAGCAGAAGGCTTTCGAACGAGCCATCGCCAGCGACGAGCTCAAGAGATCGGTGGTGGATTCGCTGGACATAGAGAGCATGAGTAAGTAACCTGTGTGGGGAGGAGATCTGGAATTTGATATGCAACGTCATGGCCTTACCATGTGATGTATTTTAGAATTCTCTCAGTTGTTTTACCCATGTGTCGCATCAGCCTCAGGAATGACTCGGAGGTTGTAGCTGGCAGTGGCGATGCGATGCTTGTCGTGGCTTGCTGTGGTGTTGACCCTTTTAaagctaactttcttattttttttttgttgttgcacgaaacagggtttacaaTATATTGACAGGTGTGATCCGGTCAGCCAAATGGTCTGTTTCCTCCTTGTGAtgcttgagtcgctctcaaatgtattttaagacgAAGCCGTTTTGAACAAGCGTCCAATTCCTTGTGTAGTCCCAAGGGCTTATAGAAggagatgttttttgttttttttatctttatgtCATCTGCAGATGTTGCAGGTTTCTGAGTAGCTCTTCAGTTAAAATGGAAGTAGGATAGGCTTTGCTATTCACAGAACAAGAATTGAGCTCTCACAATGTCGTGTCGGTTTGCCCCCAGCGATTGAGGACGACTACTCGGGACCCAAACTGGAAGAAGGGGGGAAGGTCACACTGAAGTTCATGAAGGAGATGATGAGCTGGTTCAAGGAGCAGAAGAAACTACACAGAAAGTGTGCCTACCAGGTGAGAGAGGCGGGGAGGGCTGAAAGATAAGCTAGGAAGGAGATTCCCctcgttttgttttgcagcgagGTGATCTTCTGATACttctaatgcatttttaaaagggggTCTTCTAGCTTGGGAGCCGCTAACGTGCTCTTGAATTTCTTtttcagattttggtacaggtgaaAGAGCTTCTATCCAAGCTTCCCAGTCTTGTAGAAATTACATTGAAAGAGGTATGTCATTTTCtgatgggcaggggggcaggtgGGTGGGTCACTGCAGTCAGTACGTGGTAACAGTCAATACAAAGTATGTAAGGCAGCATTAACTGAATAACATTTTGAACATTTTGCAAACTGTAGCAACTGTGCACAGTCGCAGTTAAAGATTGAGGAAGATGATGCTATCCAGGGTTGCCAAAAGCAGTTGTGCCCATTTTCAATGCGTTCCATTTTTGACTTTCCCCGTGACATTGTGTCGCtgtcttgtttttgttcacagtaaCACGCTGACGTCTCACTGCTTCTTTTCTTTTCCAGACAGAGAAGATCACGATATGTGGCGACACACATGGACAGTACTACGACCTGCTGAATATATTTGAACTGAACGGCTTGCCCTCTGAGACTAACCCCTATGTATCCTTTCACTGCTCTGCTGTGCACCTttaccttagtttttttttttttttatggtctgcTTGTCTCTTCAAAGAAAGGTTTAATTGAAGTTCCTGAAATTCTAACCTAAGGCACtgcttcaaatttagcacagagagtgGAACGAGAGGGCAGTGGAAGCTGAGTAAGTTTAGAACAGTTGTAAATGCATTGAATAGCTTTCGAACAGCAATAAGAGTCTGTTCTATCAAGTCGGATTCCTGTCCTAGATTACAGACTGTCCAATAAATTCATGTAGGGAGATATCGCGTGCTAAGTAGAGACAAGCATTGATGAGTTAAGCACTTTATACAATCGAAATATAATGCTTGAATACAACCTGGCAAGAAGTAACCAGCCCCTGTTGAATTTACAGAACCCATTCTGTCCTGGAATTCATTGCAAGGGCAAACCATAAAATGATATAGCCATCTAATCCAGATTGTCAGCGTCTTATCCAAATGGTGTCCGCGTCTTGCCTTGCTTGTGTTGCGATTGCTTTGCAAAAGCTCAGAATAGCTGCAGTGGATTCGCTCAGCACCTTGAGGTGCTCTTCATGAAAAGCACTGTAGAAATGCAAGTGGTTTTAGTAGTTGTTTGTCCTGAAGGAATATCGTTTGCCCTTCAGCTCAGGAGGTGGAGTTTTATTTCTGGCAGTGGAAGTGATTCTGACCCCGTTTTGGGTACAGTTTGTCATGTGCACTTCAAAGGAACAGATGTTAAAAATTTGATCTAATTTTAAGACTCAGTCGAAGTTTggcttttattaatatatttgtttgtttctttcctgCCCTAAAATACTGCTGTGTAAATGTGTCAGATCTGTACATAaacatctaattaaaaaaaaaatccaaaaatgtcacatttaaaaaaataatttaagtatttgggaaaactacaaagcggaatGCAATTCAGTATTTGAACttaacattattaagcaggtttcatttgactttatgaagtgaaattagttaattctatagggtgctaGCTGTAGATCTTGGCTTATTAAAGTTGTAGACGTCTCATTGCGATCAATATGTAGTAGTACAAAGATGACCAGAGTTGTCCTCCCCTActttatataatatttaacagTACAATTTATAAAAGTGAACTGTCATATCCAAGCAAATCGATTCTGATTGACATCACCAACCAATTTCAGCTAGATGCATTGTCCTATAAGCACAGATCCCTGGGCTGTCTGCATTCAATTgtgagtttagaaaaagggaGTGAAGGATTCTGATACAAAGGTCTATTCAGCTGGAATCAACTACCAAAATATCTCAAGGATACAAGGCAGCTCAAAGTTGAACTCTTTCAGTCCTGGCGAGACCTCAGGGTCCTTCCTTAGCGCCGTATGTCAACACGCGCCATCGGAAATCATGTCACGGGACTCTTGGGTCCCAGTTCGAGATCGTGTAGAAATACatgtcaaaaacatttttttgtcctGCTCTTGTGTATACTTAATAAAGAGTTGAATTATATAACTTCATTTTGCATTCTTCAGCTTGACAAAAATagttcaggactgaaagggttaaagaggcATTGGCATGCCTTCTAGAGAAGTACTCTTGTGTACAGTACCCATGATGCAAAACATAGCTGTGCTTGGCACTGTGACTTGGCCCCTGTGTTGGGGCACCCTGCTCTTTTCCTTAGCCCCAGGCTGTAGCTCTTCAATGGGGACTTTGTGGACCGTGGCTCCTTCTCAGTGGAAGTGATCTTGACCCTGTTTGGCTTCAAGCTGCTGTTTCCAGACTGCTTCTATCTGCTCAGGGGTAAGAAGTGTTGCTTTTACACAACAGGGATCCGAGTTCGACCCATAGAGAAGATGGGAATCTCGCCACCTCGTCACGCAGTAGGATTGAAGAGAACTGGCTCCACTGCTAGCGAGATGTTTTGTTCCAtgtacagagatggaaataaggcCCCTGTtgtgtagcagtttcacccattccagcttttactcCGAGCTTGATTAACCGCAGTGTGGAGTTAACAAGCTCAGCTGCGTGTCTTTTTAAActcatggtaaaaccaggaatggatcaaactgctgtgcaacaggagtcttattcccatccctgatgTAGATAGCAAGTTGGTCCATAAAGAGATGCTTCTCCATTGAGGGGCAGAACAGTGGAATGGCTTTATTTAAAAAGCCAGCAACcgaaaagcagaaaaaaataaataaatcggagAGGAAGGACGACTAACTATGAAGTCACAATTATTTGGGAATTAAAACACAAGTAGAGATGATTATTGTGGTCATTGTCGGCTGAAATCATCCAATCCTCTGACAAGGTGAAATGATTGAGGCTCTTGTCGTTTTCTCCTCCTGCAGGGAACCACGAGACAGACAACATGAACCAGATGTATGGGTTCGAGGGCGAAGTGAAGGCGAAGTACACCGCGCAGATGTTTGAGCTTTTCAGCGAAGTGTTTCAGTGGCTGCCCCTGGCACAGTCCATCAACGGCAAAGTGCTGGTAAGAGCGAGCCAGCACCGCCAGCAGGGGGCGCTCACAGCTGCTGTTAAAGCTGCAATACTACAATTATGGTCAATCTTCCACTGAAATCTCCTGCTTGAATAACAGGGAATGAGACttacattgcatagcagtttaataagatacacctgagcttgttatacactgtggctaatcaagcttgggtgaaactgctttgcaataggagtcttatttccattacCAGTGAATGGTAATTGCATTCTTTAATAGCCTGTGCACTTTGGTTACTCGCTGCATCAGGGGTATTAATGAAACAAGGCAGTAACACTGGGTACAGTTAGCTTCCCTCCTAGCATTGAGTCTCTCAATCCTGACCTggacagctcctgctgttctggaCTTGTGAAGCTGACCAAAAGGTCCGTCCACCCTAAATGTGTGTCTGGCCCTTGGGTGGGATATCCTATGTGTATG
This is a stretch of genomic DNA from Polyodon spathula isolate WHYD16114869_AA chromosome 40, ASM1765450v1, whole genome shotgun sequence. It encodes these proteins:
- the LOC121304965 gene encoding serine/threonine-protein phosphatase 5, which gives rise to MADCGSVKMAEAERSAETLKEKANDYFKEKDYENAIKYYSEALELNPDNAIYYGNRSLAYLRTECYGYALADATLALELDKNYIKGYYRRATSNMAMGKFRAALKDYETVVKVRPNDKDAKLKYQECSKIVKQKAFERAIASDELKRSVVDSLDIESMTIEDDYSGPKLEEGGKVTLKFMKEMMSWFKEQKKLHRKCAYQILVQVKELLSKLPSLVEITLKETEKITICGDTHGQYYDLLNIFELNGLPSETNPYLFNGDFVDRGSFSVEVILTLFGFKLLFPDCFYLLRGNHETDNMNQMYGFEGEVKAKYTAQMFELFSEVFQWLPLAQSINGKVLVMHGGLFSEDGVTLDDLRKIDRNRQPPDSGPMCDLLWSDPQALDGRSVSKRGVSCQFGPDVTKRFLEQNQLDYIIRSHEMKSEGYEVTHNGQCITVFSAPNYCDQMGNKGAYIHLRGSDLKPEFHQFTAVLHPNVKPMAYANSLMQMGMM